The genomic segment GAGCGCAGGCAGCGCGGACATCAATCCGGCGATCCTGGCCGAGGCGTTGGTGGTGCCGGAGAGCGATGTGCGGCTGCTGGGCGCTCACGAAGGTGCCGCGCGGCTGCGGCTCGGGGTCGCGCTGGCCACCGCCTCCGACGTCACCACCGCCCGCGATAGGGTGCGCCAGGTGTCGACCGCTTTGCACCGGGTGTGGCAGCCGTGACCGAACGCGAGGACGGCGGTTCCAGCCCGCTGCCGATTCTGATCGCCCTGGGTGTGGCGGTGCTGGTGCTCGCCGCGGTGGGCATCGCCTGGCTCGTCGACGACAACAAGCCGATGAGTGAGGACGTCAAGGTCGGTCGCGCCGCCGTCGGCCAGAACGACGCGCTGCAGCGCGACAACTACTCCGACTTCCGCAAGTACACCTGCGCCGCCCAGCAGGGTGTCGAAGCCGAAGTTCTTGCCGGCCAAAAGAAATCGAAAGCTGTGCACGGTGCTCGGTACGTCGACGACATCACCGACGTCAGGATCGACGGTGACAAGGCCACCGCGACCGTCGTCTACCACTTCGAGCATGCGGCCGACACCAAGCTGAAGACGCCGATGACCTTCGCCCGCGAAAACGGCGAATGGACCGTCTGTTCGCCCGGCCCGGCCTAGGTGCGCTCGGTTCGCGCCAGGTCATTGTGGGAGACTCGGGCACGTGAGTTATGCAGGAGATATCACCCCTGAGGAGAGCTGGGAGCTGCTCAGCGAAAACCCCGACGCGGTGCTGGTGGACTGCCGCACCGACGCCGAATGGCGCTGGGTCGGTGTGCCGGATCTGAGCAGCCTGGGTCGCAACGTGGTGTTCGTCGAGTGGAACCGCAGCAACGGTCAGCACAACGACGACTTCGTCGCCGAACTCAACGCCGCCGGCGTCACCCCCGGCGAGCGTCCCGTGGTGTTCCTCTGTCGCTCCGGCAATCGCTCCATTCCGGCGGCCGAGACCGCGACCGCGGCGGGGATCGCGCCGTCCTACAACATGCTTGACGGGTTCGAAGGCCAGCTCGACGCCGACGGCCACCGCGGCATCAACGGCTGGCGGGCGCTGGGCCTGCCCTGGAAGCAGTCATGACCGACGAGGTGCCGTCGGTTCGCATTCCCGCGCCGCTGCCCGATGGCGTCAGCCAGGCGACGCTCGGGGTGCGAGGTGGGCTGCTGCGCTCCGAGTTCGAGGAAACCTCCGAGGGGATGTACCTCACCTCCGGCTATGTGTACTCCTCGGCGGCCGAGGCGGAAAAGGCGTTCACCGGCGAGATCGACCGGTACGTCTACTCCCGCTACGGCAACCCGACGATCTCGATGTTCGAGGAGCGTCTGCGGCTGATCGAGGGTGCGCCCGCCGCGTTCGCCACCGCGTCGGGCATGGCCGCGGTGTTCACCTCGCTGGGCGCGCTGCTTGGCACCGGCGACCGGTTGGTGGCCGCGCGCAGCTTGTTCGGCTCGTGCTTTGTGGTGTGCAACGAAATCCTGCCGCGCTGGGGTGTGGAGACCGTCTTCGTCGACGGCGACGACCTCTCGCAATGGGAAGAGGCGCTGTCGGTGCCGACGCAGGCGGTGTTCTTCGAGACGCCGTCGAACCCGATGCAGTCGCTGGTCGACATCGCCGCGGTCTCCGACATAGCGCACGCAGCGGGCGCGAAAGTGGTGTTGGACAACGTGTTTGCCACCCCGTTGCTGCAGCAGGGTTTCCCGCTGGGCGCGGATGTGGTGGTGTACTCGGGCACCAAGCACATCGACGGTCAGGGCCGGGTGCTCGGCGGGGCGATCCTCGGTGAGAAGGAGTACATCGACGGACCGGTGCAGAAGCTGATGCGCCACACCGGGCCCGCCCTGTCGGCGTTCAACGCCTGGGTGCTGCTGAAGGGCCTGGAGACGATGTCGGTGCGGGTGGACTACTCGAACCGTTCTGCGCAGCGGATCGCCGAGTTCCTCGAATCCCAGCCCGGGGTGAACTGGGTGAAATACCCGTTCCTGGAATCACATCCGCAGTTCGACCTTGCCAAGCGGCAGATGCGCGGTGGTGGCACCGTAGTGACCTTCGAATTGGACGGCGGCAAGGCGCGGGCTTTCGAAGTTCTCGACAAGCTGCAGATCATCGACATCTCGAACAACCTCGGTGACGCCAAGACCTTGATCACCCATCCGGCAACCACCACGCACCGCGCGATGGGTCCGGAGGGCCGTGCCTCGATCGGGCTCGGCGACGGGGTGGTTCGGATCTCGGTGGGGTTGGAAGGCACCGAGGATCTCATCTCCGACCTGGAACGCGCGCTGAGTTAGCGGTGTCTCGCAACTCCGATGCCAAGAAGGCCCGCCGCAAGAAGCGGCAGGCCCACCGTGACGACCGCTGGATCCCCGGCGACGTGAAGGACACGCTCGACGATGTCGACGTCGAACTCGCCCAGGCCGTCGAGACATTCGACGAGTGGCTGACCACCCGCGGCTGGACATTCGATGCCGAGTTCTCCACCGACACCCTGATCAGCTGGTTCTTCGAGCCGTCGGCCACCGCGGTCGCCGACGAGCGATACGAGCCGGTCACCCGCATCTGGATCACGGCGTCCGGCGACGATGACGACTTCCCGGAGGGGGTCAAGGCGGTGCTGGTCGGCACGGGGGAGGATCAGGGTGCGCTCTACACGGTCGCTCCCGAAGTGCTTCTTGCCCATATCGATTCGATCGAATCGTACCGGCCCGGTGATACGACGCCGGTGCTCGCCTAGCGTCACGACAGCAGCAGTAGCGCAGTCGCGACGAGCATGACCACGGCAGTGGCGCCGTGCACGCCGAACGCGACCCCCTTGGTACCACCGTTTTTCAGCACGATGACGGCGTCGGCAATCGGAATGACTGTGGCGCCGAGGATGACCCAGCCGAGCAGATGGGTGGCGCCTGCTGCCATGAGGATGACGACGAACAACCCCGACGCGATGTCGCGCACACCCTTGGCGTTCAGATAGGCGCGCATCGATGGCTGGTCCGGGTCGGCCGGCACCCCGTAGCCGGCGGCGGCGACGCGGGGTGCGACGATGAACCGCGCGCCGATGACGATGATGGCCACGGCGATGAGGCCGGAGAGCGTGTAGCCGGCGATGCTGATCATGATGAAACCTCCTGCAGATCAATGGGTTCGAGCGAGATGGTGTCGACGTGGATGATCGTGGGTGCTGATCCCGAATGCCGGAAAGGTCGCCAGGTGACGGGTCCAGTGCACGGTCGCGTATTGCCGCAATGCCTCGGCCGACCGGAGGTTGTAGATCCTGAGCTCAAGCATGGTCAGACCGCCAGTGCCACGAGAAGCGCGACGACGGCGACGCCCTGCAGGATCGCGCGAGCGTTGATCACACCATCCCATTTCGCTTGCAGCGCACGCCCGTTCGCGAGCGGCCCGCCGGCAATCGCGGCCGCGGTCAGTTGACGGTTGATCGGTGCGCTCACTCGGAGGTAGATCGCGAGCCAGACCAGGAGCGAGACCAGCGCGATGCCGGCCGGCGTCGCCTGCGCCCAGTGTTCGGATAGCGCGGCCAGCACCGCGCATGCGGCGGTGGCGAGCACACCCAGCACGCCGGGGACGGGCATCCGCCGATCCCCGTACCGGTGCACGAAGCCGGTGACCACGACCAGGGCGTCATCGTCGAGCGACGCCAGCGCCGGGCGCAGCACCATCGCGCAGAACACATCGGTGCCATAAACCACGGCGGTGGCCAGCACCGCGACCGCTGCGGCGATTCGGGTGGTGAGGTCGAGATCCATGTCGCTGCCCCTTTCCGAGCCAAGTGCTAGCAACGCTAACCCCTAGACGTGTGGCTGGCAATAGCAGTGCTAGATTTTCTAGCCCTGCTATCGTGCGGTATGGCCATCGACGACCGCCGCGAGCGCGAACGGGCCGCGCGCCGGCGACTGATCGTGGCGACGGCCCGCAAGATCGCGGAAGCCGAGGGCTGGGACGCCGTCACCACCCGCCGCTTGTCGACCGAGATCGAGTACAGCCAACCGGTGCTGTACAAGCACTTCAGCGGGATGGATCACGTTGCCGCGGCTGTCGCGCTGGACGGGTTCGGCGAGCTCGCCGACGTGACGCGGCGGGCCCGCTCAGATGCGACGACGGCTCGTGAATCGCTGGCCCGGACCGCCCGCGCGTACCTCGACTTCGCGCGCGACAATCCGGCGGTGTACGACGCGATGTTCGTCCGCGCCACCCCGTTGAAGTTCGCGACCGAAGACACCCCGACTCAGCTCGAGGAGGCGTTCGCGGGGCTGCGCGACGTCGTCGGCGACATCGCCGGTGACCGTGACGTCGACACCCTGACCGAGGTGTTCTGGGCGTCGCTGCATGGACTGGTCACGCTGTCGCGGGCCGGCCGGCTGCGCCCCGATCACGACGCCGATCGCATCCGACTCCTGGTCGAGGAGTTCACCGACCGGCGGAGCGGCTAGGAATTGTCCGGGGTCTCCACGACGCCGGTGGCGCTCTGCGCGCGCTTCTCGTAGGCGGCGCGAGCGGTCGTGTCGAAGTCGAGGAACACCCGGTCTGTGCCCATCTGCTTTGACAGCCAGCGTCGGCCGCGCGGCGGCAGGAACATCACCGCGGCGGCGAGGAATCGCGAGAAGCCCGGGACGGAAATCGACGTTGTCGGCTTGTCTAGTGCCTTGATTACTGCCGCGGCGATGTCTTCTGGCTGAACCGGCTTGGTGGCCGCGGTGGTGTGGGTGCCCGAGATCAGCTCGGTGTTGGTGAATGTCGGCATGACACAACTGACTTGGACACCCTGCGGGGCGTATTCGTCGGCCAGCCCGGTGGACAACCCGACCACCGCGAACTTGGTTCCGGCGTACAGCGCCTGCCCGGGCACGGCGAGCATGCCTGCCATCGAGGCGATGTTGACGATGTGGCCGCTGCGGCGCCGGACCATTTCCGGCAGCACCAGCCGGCAGCCGGTGAGCACGCCGTAGAAGTTCACCTCGACGGCGGTACGCACCGCCTGGTCGGTGTGGTCGAGGAACGGGCCGACCGGCATGACGCCGGCGTTGTTGATCAGGACGTCGATGTGGCCGCCGCCGTCGGCGCGCGCCTTGTCCAGGAACGTCGCGAACGATTCGGGGTCGCTGACGTCGAGCGGGTACCCCGAGACCGGCCCGAGCTTGCTGAGCTGTGCGACCGCCGACTCCTCGAGTGCCACATCCCGGTCGCCGATCACGACGCGTGCCCCGCGCTGCAGCAGGGCGCGTGCGGTCGCGAAACCGATGCCCCGCGCCGCGCCGGTGATCGCGATGGTTTTTCCGCGGATGTTGTCCATGGCCCGAAACTTTACAGGTGTCAACTTTTGGGCGAAAGGTTGTTGCGAGATCGACTGTGCATTGACGGCGTCGATTGTGCGTGTAGGGCGGAATGAGCCGCCAATCATCGCCGTGTGTGCACAGTCGGCGCCCGGTGTGCACACTCGACGGGGTGAACGGATTGCGCTTCGTCCCGGTCGACGAGGACGACCCGTTGGCTCAGCCGCTGCTCGCAGAACTCGCCGTCGAGTACGCCACCCGCTACGAGGCTCCGGAATCAGGGGTGGCGCGGTGGCTGCGCGACCATCCGGCCGACCAGTTCCGCCCGCCCGACGGCGGCATGGTGATCGGACTGCTTGACGGTCAGCCGGTGACCGGCGGGGCGTTCTGTCGCTTCGACGACGACACCGCCGAACTCAAACGGATCTGGACCGACAGCGGGCATCGTCGCCGTGGCCATGCCGCGACGCTTCTGGCGGCGCTGGAGGACGAGATCGCCCGCCGCGGTTACCGGCGGATCTACTTGACGACCGGTAACCGGCAGCCCGAAGCCGAGGCGCTCTACGACAGCACGGGCTACCGCAGGCTCGACGAGCCGCTCCCCAGTGACGTCGAGCAGTATCCGATCGCCTTCGTGAAAGCGTTGTGACGGCAAGCGAATTCGCGACTCACGCCGGCGTGGCCTGACGCGCCGCCTCGCGAACCGGGCCGATCCACAGGTCGCCGTGCCCGGGGATCAGCACATCGGCGTCCAGCGTCGCCAATGCGGACAGGCTGCGCACGCAGCCCGCCTCGTCGTGGTTGAACACCGGGTGCAACAGCTGCGGACCCTTGTGCGCGGCCAGCGGATGCCCGGTCACCAGCGCATCGCCGGCGACCAGCACTCCGTCGACGATGTAGGAGCAGTGCCCGCCGGTGTGGCCGGGGGTCGGCACGGCCGTCGGCCGGCCAGGCAACGTCGAGGCGATGTCGTCGGTGAGTACGGCCGCCGTCGGAATTCCGTCGTGGGTGAGCGCGCCTTTGCGCATGATGTCCACCGACCACTTCACCCAGCGCGGTTGCCACGCGTGTCGCATCAGATCGACCGGTGAGGCCTGCTGCAGATAGTCGCGCTTGGCGTGGCCGACCTCGTCGGCGTGACAGTAGACGGGGGTGCCGTGCGTCTTGGCGAACCAGATCGCGGTGCCGAAGTGGTCGACGTGGGCATGGGTCAACAGGATCGCCGTCACGTCCGTGGGGCCGAACCCCACTTCGCGGAGCGATCCCAGGACCTCGTCGCGGCTGCCCGGGAAACCGGCGTCGATCAGCATGACGCCGGCGTCGTCGGCAACGACCGTCCAGTTGACCAGCGGTGTCTGCGCCATGTGCACGCGCTCGGTGATAGCGGTCAGAGCCACGGCCATGCCGCGAGTGTAGGCGCGAACCCTGCACTAGGACTCGGCCGCTCGCTGGTCGCCAAAGGGGAGTAGAAACGATGACGTGGCTGAACTGAAACTGGGTTACAAGGCGTCGGCGGAGCAGTTCGCGCCGCGTGAGTTGGTCGAGCTGGCGGTGCTGGCCGAGGCGCACGGGATGGACAGCGCGACGGTGAGTGACCACTTCCAGCCGTGGCGTCACGAGGGCGGGCACGCACCGTTCTCGCTGGCGTGGATGACGGCGGTGGGTGAGCGCACCAAGCGCCTGGTGTTGGGCACCTCGGTGCTGACCCCCACCTTCCGCTACAACCCGGCCGTCATCGCGCAGGCCTTTGCGACCATGGGCTGCCTGTACCCCGACCGGATCTTCCTCGGCATCGGCACCGGCGAAGCCCTCAACGAGATCGCCACCGGCTACGAAGGGGAGTGGCCGGAATTCAAGGAACGGTATGCACGCCTGCGCGAATCGGTGCGGCTGATGCGCGAACTGTGGCTCGGCGACCGCGTCGACTTCGAAGGCGAGTACTACAAGACCAAGGGCGCCTCGATCTACGACGTGCCCGAAGGCGGCATTCCGATCTACATCGCCGCGGGCGGACCGCAGGTGGCCAAGTACGCCGGCCGCGCCGGCGACGGTTTCATCTGCACCTCCGGCAAGGGTGAAGAGCTATACAAGGACAAGCTGATTCCGGCGATGCGTGAAGGCGCCGAGGCGGCGGGCAAGAATCCCGACGACGTCGACCGGATGATCGAGATCAAGATCTCCTACGATCCCGACCCGAAGCTGGCGCTGGAGAACACCCGCTTCTGGGCGCCGTTGTCGCTGACCGCCGAGCAGAAACACAGCATCGACGACCCGATCGAGATGGAGAAGGCCGCCGACGCGTTGCCGATCGAGCAGGTGGCCAAGCGCTGGATCGTGGCGTCGGATCCCGACGAGGCGGTCGAGAAGGTCAAGGACTATGTCGACTGGGGCTTGAACCACTTGGTGTTTCACGACCCGCGGCAGGATCAGCGCCGCTTCCTGGAGCTGTTCCAGAAGGACTTGGAGCCGCGCCTGCGCAAGCTGGGCTAGGGCAGCTCAGCTGGGGTGCGGGACGGCCAGGGCGTGGCTGACGATGTCTGCCATGTTGCGTCGGAATGCGCTGCGCGAGAACGTCTCGGCGTGACGGCGGATCTGCGCGGAATCGAATGCGGCCCTGTCGAAATGGGTCAGCACATCCGCGAATCGGCCGATCACCGACTCATCGTCGCCTGGCGGGATCAACGTGCCAGTGACGCCGTCGATCACGCTGTCCAGCACACCACCGACGCCGAGTGCGATCATCGGGGTCCCGCACGCCATGGCCTCAACCGGGACGATGCCGAAGTCTTCTTCGCCGGGCATCAGGCAGGCCTTCGCCCGCCGGAGCACGCTCCTGAGTTCCTCGTTCGAGACCCGTCCGAGGAACGTGATGTCCTTGCTGTGCGCCAGTTTTCGGCAGTCTTCCAGATCCCGGCCGCCGCCGACGACCACCAATTTCACCCCGGCCTTCGCGGCGGCTTTGACGGCGATGTCGGGTCGCTTGTAGGCGACCAGACGGCCGGCGAGGACGAAGTAATCCTCAACGGGTTCCGTCGGGTCCGTCGTGTAGAACTCGGTGTCCACCGGCGGGTGAACGACCTCCGCTTCGCGATTCCAGTGCTTGCGGATGCGGTCGGCGACAGCGGTGCTGTTGGCGACGATCGTGGTGAGGCGTTTGGCGGCAGAGAGCTCGGTGCTGATCGCGAGGCGGGAGAGCGCTTGGAGTGCCAGTCGGCCGGGCAGTGAACCCGCCTCGGCGTCGCGCATCTCTTTGTTCCACGCCCAGCGCGCCGGTGAGTGCACATACGCGATCGTCGGTCGTGTTCCCGCCGCCTCGGCGGCTGCCACGCCGAATGCGTGGTGGCTGATGATCACCGCTTCCGCGGATCCGAAGTCGCAGTGCCTCAACCACGTCGGCGCGAGTGGAAGCAGCGGCGCATAGCTTCGATAGCCGAGACAGCGGTAAGCCTGCGACAGCGGGCCGGTCACCACTCGATCGCTGAACTCGGCGTCCACCCGCCGATCCACGATCGGGATGTAGACCGGCGCATCCGGCCACTCACGCGCAAGTTGCGTGACGACATGCTCGGATCCCGCGATCTCGGTCAGCCGCTCGTGGACGATAGCGATCACGTCAGACCTCCCCCTCGCGTGGTGAGTTGCCCCTAGCGGAACTGGGCAAACGTCCCTCCGGGCGTCAGCATATTCCTGGTCAGCGGTTACCGCGTCGATTTTTGTATTCATCGCGGATCGGCCGGACATCGTGGCGAAATGTCACCATCGCTGGCTGACGGTACGAGAATGCACCGCCGAATAGAGTTGCTGAGCAACCCATTCCGGGGCGCCGGTCGACGGATTCCTCACGGCCGTCCGCCGGCATCTGATTAGAATCACGTGGCAATCGGCGACCACCGGCTGGGCTATCCGGCACCCTTACGACATGCTGGTGGGGTGAGCGCCCGCACCACGTCGATCTACATCGCCTCCCCCGAGGGGGATACCGGGAAGTCCACCGTCGCGCTGGGCATCTTGCACCGATTGACCGCGATGGTGCCGAGGGCGGCCGTGTTCCGCCCGATCACCCGGCGGGAGAACCGCGACTACATCCTGGAGCTGCTCCTGGCGCACAGTAACGCCGGTCTGAGCTACGAGGACTGCGTCGGGGTGACGTACGAGCAGCTGCACGCCGATCCCGACGCCGCGATCGCCGACATCGTCGACCGGTATCACGAGGTGGCCGACCGGTGCGACGCCGTGGTGATTGTCGGATCGGACTACACCGATGTCGCCACGCCCACCGAGCTGAGCGTGAACGCCCGTATCGCCGCCAACCTGGGCGCGCCGGTGGTGCTCTCGGTGCGGGCCCGCGATCGCACCCCGGCCGAGGTTGCTCAGGTCATCGAGTTGTGCCTGGCCGAGCTCGCCGCTCAGCACGCGCACACCGCGGCGGTGGTGGCCAACCGCGCCGACCCCGCGCAGATGACGGCGGTGGCCGAGGCCTGCGCGAACCTGGGGCCACGCGTCTACGTCCTGCCCGAGGAGCCACTGTTGGTGGCCCCGACCGTCGCCGATCTCAGCGATGCCGTCGGCGGCGTTCTCGTGCATGGTGACTCGTCGCTGCTCGGTCGCGAAGTGATGGGTGTGCTCGTCGCGGGTATGACCGCCGAGCACTGTCTGGAACGGCTTACCGAAGGTGTCGCCGTGATCACCCCGGGTGATCGCTCGGACGTCGTGTTGGCGGTGACCAGTGCACATGCGGCCGAGGGTTTTCCGTCACTGTCGGCGATCATCCTCAACGGTGGTCTGGCATTGCACCCCTCGATCGCCCAGCTGGTCAACGGGCTGGGCTTGCGGCTGCCGATCATCGCCTCTGATCTCGGCACGTTCGAGACCGCGAGCGCGGTGGCCGGCACCCGGGGACGGGTCACGGCGACCTCGCAGCGCAAGATCGACACCGCGCTCGCCCTGATGGAGCGCTACGTCGACATCGATGATCTGCAGAACCGGCTCAGCTTGCCGATACCGACCGTGACGACGCCGCAGATGTTCACCTATCAGCTGATGGAGCGGGCCAGGGCCGACCGCAAGCGCATCGTCTTGCCCGAGGGCGATGACGACCGCATTCTGCAGGCGGCCGGGCGGCTGCTGCGGCGTGGTGTCGCCGACCTGACGATCCTCGGCGAGGAGTCCGAAGTTCGTTCCCGTGCAGCAGAATTGGGTGTCGACCTGACCGCTGCCACGGTGCTGAACCCCCGCACCAGCGACCTGTGCGATGAGTTCGCCAGCCAGTACGCCGAGCTGCGCAAGTCGAAGGGGGTGACGGTGGAGCAGGCACGGGAGATCATCCACGACGTCTCCTACTTCGGAACGATGCTCGTGCACAACGGAATAGTCGACGGCATGGTGTCAGGTGCTGCCCACACCACCGCGCACACCGTGCGGCCCGCCTTCGAGATCATCAAGACCCAGCCCGACGTCTCCACGGTGTCGAGCATCTTCTTGATGTGCCTGTCCGACCGGGTGCTGGCCTACGGCGACTGCGCGATCGTGCCAGATCCGACCGCAGAACAGCTTGCCGACATCGCGATCAGCTCCGCGCGTACCGCGGCCCAATTCGGGATCGATCCGCGGGTGGCGATGCTGTCCTACTCGACGGGCACGTCGGGCACCGGTGCCGGTGTCGACAAAGTCAGAGCTGCAACCGAACTCGTGCGCTCCCGGGCACCGGAATTGTTGGTGGAAGGGCCGATTCAGTACGACGCGGCAGTCGATCCGACCGTCGCCGCGGCCAAGATGCCTGGGTCCGAGGTGGCCGGTCGGGCGACGGTGCTGATCTTCCCCGACCTCAACACCGGCAACAACACCTATAAGGCGGTGCAGCGCAGCGCGGGGGCCATCGCGATCGGACCGGTCCTGCAGGGGCTCAACAAGCCGGTCAACGACCTGTCCCGCGGGGCTCTGGTCGAGGACATCGTGAACACGGTGGCGATCACCGCGATCCAGGCGCAGGGTACGTGACGGGCGTTCTCGCCCCCAGCTGACGACGCACCGATACCATTCTCTCCAGCGTTCGGGGCGTGTGGGCGTAGGGGGAGCGGGATTTGATGGGGGAAGACACCGTGGTCGACCTACTGTTCGATGTGCGGCACATCAACCAGAGTGGTATCGGGACATATATCAAGACCGAGCTGCCGCATATCCAGGACACCGTCGCGAAATATGGCCTCTCGCTTGCAGTTCTGGCCAATCAGGCCAGCCAGCCGGCGGTCCGGGAGTCCACCCGCGTCGTGCTGGCCGACCCGGCGGATGCGGGCATGTACACCGGCGCAGAACAGAAGGCCTGGGCCAATGCCCTCAGTGCCACCCGCCCGCGTGCGCTCTGGGTGCCGCACTATCCCTATCCGCTGGCGCTGCTCGCTCCCGCGAACCGGGGCGTCCGGAGTTTCATCACCATCCACGACACGTTGCACATCATGGCCCGCCACATCAACGACCAGCCCCTGCACAAGCGGCTTTACGCGCGCGCCATGCTCGCCCTGGACGCGCGGCGGGCCACCACGATCTTCACGCCGTCGCACGCGACCGCCAAGACCCTGCTCGACGCCCAACCCTCGGCGCGCGTGAAGGTCAGTCCGCTGGGGCTCGACGAGATCTGGTTCAGCCCAGTCGATCCCGCGCTCTCACCGGTGGCTGCCCCATACATCGTCTACGTCGGCAATGCGAAATGGCACAAGAATCTGATCGTTCTCCTTGAAGCGTTCGACCAGGTCAAGTCGGCGATACCGCACAGGCTGGTGATCGCGGGCGGTGGTGAGTCGGTGAAGACCGTCGACGGCCGGGTCGAGGCACTGGCCGCGCGCAGCCCGGATCGCGTGGTCATCAGCGGACGACTCGAGTTCACCGCGCTGCGCTCGCTTGTCGCCGGCGCCGACCTGTTGGTCATGCCGTCGCTGCACGAAGGTGTCGGACTGCCGCCGCTGGAGGCAATGGCATCACACACGGCCGTTCTCTCATCGCATATTCCCGCCCTGCTCGAGACGTGCGGAGACGGTGCCGAATACTTCGATCCCCACGACCCCGGGGAACTGGCCGGGCTCATCGAAAAGTTCTGCTCCGACGATGACGCTCGAACGGAGTTGGCGGCGCGGGGATTTGCTCACGTGACAGCTCGGCAGGCGCGGATCTCGCTCACGGCGACGTCCGAGGCCATCTGCGCCGAACTGAGCGCATCCCGCGGTGGGCTAAGGTAGCGCAAGTGAGCGACAGCGTGGCCAACGCAGCGGCTCCCCGAATCGGTGTTGCTATCACCACCGTGGGGCGCTGGGACGAACTTCGCGGGCTACTGGATGGTCTTGCGTCGCAATCACGGCCACCGCACGCGGTCGCGATCGCACACCACGACGCCGCCGCCGAAGACGACCTTGCCGCACTGGTCGGGGAGTTCTCGGACAAGCTGGCGATCATGACGGTGGTGAGCCCGCGGGGAATCTCCAACGGGCGCAACGCCGCTGCGGGAATGTTCGGTGATGACGTCGACTGGCTCTGGTTTCCCAACGACACCAGCCGCATTGACCCCGATTTCCTCGAGCGCATCGCACCGCACCTGACGCCTGATGCGGTGGTGTGTGCGGTTCAACTGGTCGACCGAGAGGGGCCGAGGAACACCCTGCCACCGCCGGGTACACCGCTGAACCGACGCAACGTGTGGGGCCCCATCGAACCGGCCACCCTGTTCAGGCGGCGAGAGTTCCTGCAGGCCGGTGGATTTGATCCGGCAATCGGATCCGGCGCGGGGACTCCCTGGCAGGCCGGAGAAGGAACCGATCTGTTGTTGCGCATGTCGGAGCAGGACGGAT from the Mycolicibacterium crocinum genome contains:
- a CDS encoding glycosyltransferase: MIAIVHERLTEIAGSEHVVTQLAREWPDAPVYIPIVDRRVDAEFSDRVVTGPLSQAYRCLGYRSYAPLLPLAPTWLRHCDFGSAEAVIISHHAFGVAAAEAAGTRPTIAYVHSPARWAWNKEMRDAEAGSLPGRLALQALSRLAISTELSAAKRLTTIVANSTAVADRIRKHWNREAEVVHPPVDTEFYTTDPTEPVEDYFVLAGRLVAYKRPDIAVKAAAKAGVKLVVVGGGRDLEDCRKLAHSKDITFLGRVSNEELRSVLRRAKACLMPGEEDFGIVPVEAMACGTPMIALGVGGVLDSVIDGVTGTLIPPGDDESVIGRFADVLTHFDRAAFDSAQIRRHAETFSRSAFRRNMADIVSHALAVPHPS
- the pta gene encoding phosphate acetyltransferase → MSARTTSIYIASPEGDTGKSTVALGILHRLTAMVPRAAVFRPITRRENRDYILELLLAHSNAGLSYEDCVGVTYEQLHADPDAAIADIVDRYHEVADRCDAVVIVGSDYTDVATPTELSVNARIAANLGAPVVLSVRARDRTPAEVAQVIELCLAELAAQHAHTAAVVANRADPAQMTAVAEACANLGPRVYVLPEEPLLVAPTVADLSDAVGGVLVHGDSSLLGREVMGVLVAGMTAEHCLERLTEGVAVITPGDRSDVVLAVTSAHAAEGFPSLSAIILNGGLALHPSIAQLVNGLGLRLPIIASDLGTFETASAVAGTRGRVTATSQRKIDTALALMERYVDIDDLQNRLSLPIPTVTTPQMFTYQLMERARADRKRIVLPEGDDDRILQAAGRLLRRGVADLTILGEESEVRSRAAELGVDLTAATVLNPRTSDLCDEFASQYAELRKSKGVTVEQAREIIHDVSYFGTMLVHNGIVDGMVSGAAHTTAHTVRPAFEIIKTQPDVSTVSSIFLMCLSDRVLAYGDCAIVPDPTAEQLADIAISSARTAAQFGIDPRVAMLSYSTGTSGTGAGVDKVRAATELVRSRAPELLVEGPIQYDAAVDPTVAAAKMPGSEVAGRATVLIFPDLNTGNNTYKAVQRSAGAIAIGPVLQGLNKPVNDLSRGALVEDIVNTVAITAIQAQGT
- a CDS encoding glycosyltransferase family 4 protein, which codes for MGEDTVVDLLFDVRHINQSGIGTYIKTELPHIQDTVAKYGLSLAVLANQASQPAVRESTRVVLADPADAGMYTGAEQKAWANALSATRPRALWVPHYPYPLALLAPANRGVRSFITIHDTLHIMARHINDQPLHKRLYARAMLALDARRATTIFTPSHATAKTLLDAQPSARVKVSPLGLDEIWFSPVDPALSPVAAPYIVYVGNAKWHKNLIVLLEAFDQVKSAIPHRLVIAGGGESVKTVDGRVEALAARSPDRVVISGRLEFTALRSLVAGADLLVMPSLHEGVGLPPLEAMASHTAVLSSHIPALLETCGDGAEYFDPHDPGELAGLIEKFCSDDDARTELAARGFAHVTARQARISLTATSEAICAELSASRGGLR
- a CDS encoding glycosyltransferase family 2 protein; translation: MSDSVANAAAPRIGVAITTVGRWDELRGLLDGLASQSRPPHAVAIAHHDAAAEDDLAALVGEFSDKLAIMTVVSPRGISNGRNAAAGMFGDDVDWLWFPNDTSRIDPDFLERIAPHLTPDAVVCAVQLVDREGPRNTLPPPGTPLNRRNVWGPIEPATLFRRREFLQAGGFDPAIGSGAGTPWQAGEGTDLLLRMSEQDGFSIAWVDDIAVRAQTEFAHLTAKERRRKIRCYGRGTGYLYRRWNYPAWQRFRHVVGAALMPLRNSDKFQLQDGMALAVGRAEGIFGRVVPGDQDNRAIVR